One genomic window of Camelina sativa cultivar DH55 chromosome 5, Cs, whole genome shotgun sequence includes the following:
- the LOC104787214 gene encoding thionin-like, producing the protein MEGKTVILSVLIMSLVMAQIQVEAKSCCPSTTARNIYNSCRFVGTSRPVCASLSGCKIIGGSTCPNGYKHDTLQNSGDAVSVNEYCKLGCASSVCSAMNTLQSSDTSEIVNGAIAQCAKACSSFCTKGSATEVETA; encoded by the exons ATGGAAGGCAAAACTGTGATTCTAAGTGTTCTCATAATGAGTTTGGTCATGGCACAAATTCAAGTGGAAGCAAAGAGTTGCTGCCCGTCAACAACTGCTAGAAATATCTACAACTCTTGCCGTTTTGTGGGAACCTCCCGTCCAGTTTGTGCATCACTCAGTGGATGCAAAATCATTGGTGGGAGTACATGTCCGAACGGATATAAACATGACACTCTCCAAAACtcag GTGATGCGGTTTCAGTCAATGAATACTGCAAGTTGGGGTGTGCATCTTCAGTGTGCAGTGCCATGAACACACTCCAAAGCTCTG ATACGAGTGAAATTGTGAATGGAGCAATAGCACAATGCGCAAAGGCATGTTCTAGTTTCTGCACCAAGGGATCGGCAACTGAAGTTGAGACTGCCTAA